The proteins below are encoded in one region of Acidithiobacillus ferrooxidans ATCC 23270:
- the aroB gene encoding 3-dehydroquinate synthase, whose protein sequence is MRSLCVDLGQRSYPIHTGTGILADSALFAPALSKGPVAVVTDSNVAPLYLETLQKTLKALDKPSLSIILPAGEESKSLDNIQEIAGRLLSAGYGRDCTLCALGGGVVGDITGFAAAVYQRGVAYIQVPTTLLAMVDSSVGGKTGVNHPLGKNMIGAFYQPQAVIADTDTLDSLPEREFRSGLAEVIKYGLINDQGFFSWLEDHMDAVLAREPDALTKVIRHSCKDKADIVARDELEGGLRAILNLGHTFGHAIEAATGYGQYLHGEAVAIGMVMAADLSRRLDLIRESEQDRIYALVEATGLPTLAPALPVADYLGFMRVDKKAEGGRVRFILLRGIGSAVITGEVPPAAITQTLQAFMEHGHA, encoded by the coding sequence ATGCGTAGTCTTTGCGTCGATCTGGGTCAGCGCAGTTACCCCATTCACACCGGCACAGGCATTCTCGCCGACTCCGCGCTCTTTGCGCCAGCTCTGAGCAAAGGTCCTGTGGCGGTCGTCACGGACAGCAATGTCGCGCCCCTCTATCTGGAGACCCTGCAAAAGACCCTCAAGGCCCTGGACAAGCCGTCGCTGAGCATCATCCTGCCAGCTGGCGAAGAGAGCAAATCCCTGGACAACATCCAGGAAATCGCCGGACGCCTGTTGAGCGCAGGGTACGGTCGCGACTGTACCCTGTGCGCCCTCGGCGGCGGGGTCGTGGGGGACATCACCGGTTTTGCCGCGGCGGTCTATCAGAGGGGGGTGGCCTACATTCAGGTGCCGACCACCCTGCTCGCCATGGTGGACTCCTCGGTTGGCGGCAAGACCGGGGTCAACCACCCCCTCGGCAAGAACATGATCGGCGCTTTTTACCAACCGCAGGCAGTGATCGCCGACACCGACACCCTGGACAGCCTGCCCGAACGGGAATTCCGTTCGGGCCTGGCAGAAGTGATCAAATATGGCCTCATCAACGATCAGGGCTTTTTCTCCTGGCTCGAAGATCACATGGATGCAGTGCTGGCCCGGGAGCCGGACGCCCTGACCAAAGTGATCCGGCACTCCTGCAAGGACAAGGCGGATATCGTGGCGCGCGACGAACTGGAAGGCGGGCTGAGGGCCATTCTCAACCTTGGACACACCTTTGGTCACGCCATCGAGGCGGCGACGGGCTACGGCCAGTACCTGCACGGTGAGGCGGTGGCCATCGGCATGGTCATGGCGGCGGATCTGTCGCGTCGCCTGGATCTGATCCGGGAAAGTGAGCAGGATCGCATCTACGCCCTGGTCGAAGCCACCGGATTGCCCACCCTGGCCCCGGCCCTCCCTGTCGCCGACTATCTCGGCTTCATGCGCGTCGACAAGAAAGCGGAGGGGGGGCGGGTGCGCTTCATCCTGCTGCGCGGCATCGGGAGTGCGGTCATCACCGGAGAGGTTCCCCCGGCCGCTATCACTCAAACCCTTCAGGCGTTCATGGAGCACGGACATGCATGA
- the gltB gene encoding glutamate synthase large subunit, producing the protein MTQSLYSSDFERDSCGFGLIAQMDNQASHAIVATAIVSLARLTHRGAIAADGKSGDGCGLLLQMPEAFFRAIAAEQGITLGTHFGIGQFFLPRDETVAKTIRTALGVEAEDLGLRCLGWREVPTDLGACGEEALQSLPGIWQAFVGLPDGMDTDNRERLLYRLRRRVEKRFADEGSFFAVTCSSQAIGYKGMVLPENLPVFYPDLRDPRFASALVTYHQRFSTNTWPEWRLCQPFRILAHNGELNTVQGNRLWARAREAQLQSDLLPMAEVLPAVGGGSDSFSLDNMLELLVQGGMDFFKAIRLLVPPAWHNVPRIEPALRAFYEYHSMRMEAWDGPAGLVLNTGRIAACALDRNGLRPARYVITKDRIINISSEVGVFDYDHRDIVVQGRVGPGQLVAVDMGTGKFLESADIDAQIQNSHPYREWLDLYAEHLDSDDRAATPALPVNDLLVSEKAFGVSFEEEDQVIRVLAEGAQEAVGSMGDDTPVAVLSRQTRHIADYFRQQFAQVTNPPIDPLREALVMSLNTVIGSESNLFAERPQYARRIEVHSPVLSDAIFSALTSHTEPAFRSQTFDLCYSAADSNLGGAIEALCEAVIEAVRHGAVILVLSDHALERDRLYIPALMAVGAVHHALIDAGLRTRCNIVAATAHARDPHQFATLIGYGATAIYPYLSYAIIRSLAERHAFSQPVTALKALENYRKGIDKGLYKILSKMGISTLASYRSTQLFEALGLDQMVVERCFKGTVNRIGGASFSHLENDIRQQVRDAYMPRKALPLGGLLKYVNGGEYHAYHPDVVQSLQTAVRSGRYDDYRVFAGLVNDRPVTNLRDLLQLRPAAQPIPLSEVEPIEAITRRFDTAAMSLGALSPEAHEALAIAMNTIGGRSNSGEGGEDPTRYHNNKVSKIKQIASGRFGVTPEYAVNAEELQIKVAQGAKPGEGGQLPGHKVSGIIARLRYAKEGVALISPPPHHDIYSIEDLAQLIFDLKQVNPQAYVSVKLVSEAGVGTIAAGVAKAYADRITIAGYDGGTGASPLSSVKYAGSPWELGLAETQVTLRRNHLRHRVRLQADGGFKTGLDVIKGALLGAESFGFGTAPMIALGCKYLRICHLNNCATGIATQDETLRKHFTGLPEMVINYFRFVAEEAREIMAQLGIRRFDDLVGASQMLEIGGAQTEKQAHLDLRPLLGNTDLHNADTNIQTQDRNPPFDKGDLAETMVKDARPALEGQIPTRLHYPIRNVNRSIGARLAGEIARRYGNSGLREDAVHVDLQGTAGQSFGAFCVQGMTLHLHGDANDYVGKAMNGGTIIIAPPAGVTYASWDSAIVGNTCLYGATGGRLYAAGRAGERFAVRNSGAIAVIEGAGDHACEYMTGGQIVILGPVGVNFGAGMTGGLAFVRDQARQFPDQVNGELVNYHGIETESMRGYEALLRRHIEAHVAATGSGYAAGLLKDWTHFIRDVWLVVPKAAKLDVLLEEAS; encoded by the coding sequence ATGACGCAAAGCTTATACTCCTCCGATTTTGAACGGGACTCCTGTGGCTTCGGGCTGATTGCCCAGATGGACAACCAGGCCAGTCACGCCATCGTCGCGACGGCCATCGTCTCATTGGCGCGGCTCACCCACCGCGGCGCCATAGCCGCCGACGGCAAAAGCGGCGACGGTTGCGGCCTGCTGTTGCAGATGCCGGAGGCCTTTTTCCGCGCCATCGCCGCCGAACAGGGCATCACTCTCGGTACACACTTTGGTATCGGTCAGTTTTTCCTGCCTCGGGACGAAACGGTTGCAAAGACTATTCGAACAGCCCTGGGTGTTGAAGCGGAAGATCTCGGACTGCGCTGCCTGGGCTGGCGCGAGGTACCTACCGACCTTGGCGCCTGTGGTGAAGAAGCCCTGCAGAGTCTGCCGGGAATCTGGCAGGCGTTTGTGGGCCTCCCCGACGGTATGGATACGGACAACCGGGAGCGCCTTCTCTACCGCTTGCGGCGGCGGGTAGAAAAACGCTTTGCCGACGAGGGCAGTTTTTTTGCGGTGACCTGCTCCTCTCAGGCCATCGGCTACAAAGGCATGGTATTGCCGGAAAATCTCCCGGTTTTTTACCCCGACCTCCGCGACCCGCGCTTCGCCTCCGCCCTCGTCACCTACCACCAGCGTTTTTCCACCAATACCTGGCCGGAATGGCGGCTGTGCCAGCCCTTCCGCATCCTCGCCCACAATGGCGAGTTGAATACCGTGCAGGGCAACCGTCTGTGGGCCAGGGCCCGCGAGGCGCAGCTCCAGTCCGACCTGTTACCCATGGCGGAGGTGCTGCCAGCGGTGGGCGGCGGCAGTGATTCCTTCAGTCTCGACAACATGCTGGAACTGCTGGTGCAGGGCGGCATGGACTTTTTCAAGGCCATCCGCCTGCTGGTACCGCCCGCCTGGCATAATGTCCCGCGCATTGAACCCGCCCTGCGTGCCTTCTACGAATATCACTCCATGCGCATGGAGGCCTGGGACGGCCCCGCCGGACTGGTGCTCAACACCGGGCGCATCGCGGCCTGCGCACTGGATCGCAACGGACTGCGTCCGGCCCGTTATGTCATCACCAAAGACCGGATCATCAACATCTCCTCCGAAGTGGGCGTCTTCGACTACGATCACCGCGACATCGTCGTGCAGGGGCGAGTCGGGCCGGGGCAACTGGTGGCGGTGGATATGGGCACGGGAAAATTTCTGGAGTCGGCGGACATCGACGCGCAAATCCAGAACAGCCACCCCTACCGGGAATGGCTGGATCTGTATGCCGAACATCTTGACAGCGACGATCGGGCTGCCACCCCGGCGTTACCGGTGAACGACCTGCTGGTCAGTGAAAAGGCCTTTGGCGTCAGCTTTGAGGAAGAAGACCAGGTGATCCGCGTCCTCGCCGAGGGTGCCCAGGAAGCCGTCGGTTCCATGGGTGACGATACCCCCGTGGCGGTCCTGTCGCGGCAGACCCGGCACATCGCCGATTATTTCCGACAGCAGTTCGCCCAGGTCACCAACCCCCCCATAGATCCCCTGCGCGAAGCGCTGGTGATGTCCCTCAACACGGTCATCGGCAGCGAAAGCAATCTGTTTGCCGAGCGACCCCAATATGCCCGGCGCATCGAAGTACACTCCCCGGTGCTCTCCGATGCCATTTTCAGCGCCCTCACCAGCCACACGGAACCCGCCTTCCGCAGCCAGACCTTCGATCTCTGCTATTCCGCTGCGGACAGCAATCTGGGAGGGGCCATCGAGGCACTCTGCGAGGCGGTCATCGAGGCGGTGCGGCACGGGGCCGTCATCCTGGTGCTCTCGGATCACGCCCTGGAGCGTGACCGGCTCTACATCCCGGCGCTGATGGCGGTGGGCGCCGTCCACCATGCCCTCATCGATGCCGGCCTGCGCACCCGCTGCAACATCGTGGCAGCCACGGCCCATGCCCGCGATCCCCACCAGTTCGCCACCCTGATCGGTTATGGCGCCACTGCCATCTACCCCTACCTGAGCTATGCCATCATCCGCAGCCTGGCCGAACGGCACGCCTTCAGCCAGCCGGTGACGGCTCTCAAGGCACTGGAAAATTATCGCAAGGGCATCGACAAGGGCCTCTATAAGATCCTCTCGAAAATGGGGATTTCCACCCTGGCATCGTACCGCAGCACCCAGCTCTTCGAGGCGCTCGGTCTGGATCAGATGGTGGTGGAGCGCTGTTTCAAGGGGACGGTCAACCGCATCGGCGGGGCGTCGTTCAGCCATCTCGAAAACGACATCCGCCAGCAAGTCCGCGATGCGTATATGCCCCGAAAGGCGCTGCCACTGGGCGGCCTGCTCAAATATGTCAACGGCGGTGAATATCACGCCTACCATCCGGATGTCGTCCAGAGCCTGCAAACGGCGGTCCGTTCAGGGCGCTATGACGACTACCGGGTTTTTGCCGGGCTGGTGAACGATCGCCCTGTCACCAACCTGCGCGATCTGCTGCAGTTGCGCCCGGCAGCACAGCCCATACCACTCAGCGAAGTGGAGCCCATCGAAGCGATTACCCGCCGTTTCGACACGGCGGCCATGTCTTTGGGTGCCCTGTCGCCGGAAGCCCACGAGGCCCTGGCCATCGCCATGAATACCATAGGCGGGCGTTCCAATTCCGGCGAAGGCGGTGAGGATCCGACCCGTTACCACAACAATAAAGTCAGCAAGATCAAGCAGATCGCCTCCGGTCGTTTTGGTGTGACGCCGGAGTATGCGGTCAACGCCGAAGAGTTGCAGATCAAGGTGGCACAGGGCGCCAAGCCTGGAGAGGGCGGTCAGTTGCCGGGGCACAAGGTCAGCGGCATCATTGCCCGCCTGCGCTACGCCAAGGAAGGCGTCGCCCTCATCAGCCCGCCGCCGCACCATGACATCTATTCCATCGAGGATCTGGCCCAACTCATTTTTGACCTGAAGCAGGTCAATCCACAGGCCTACGTCTCCGTGAAGCTGGTCTCGGAAGCCGGTGTCGGCACCATCGCCGCCGGCGTGGCCAAGGCCTATGCCGACCGTATCACCATCGCCGGTTACGACGGTGGCACCGGCGCCAGTCCGCTGAGTTCGGTCAAATATGCCGGCTCGCCGTGGGAACTGGGGTTGGCAGAAACCCAGGTCACCCTGCGCCGCAACCACTTGCGGCACCGGGTGCGTTTGCAGGCCGACGGCGGCTTCAAAACCGGGCTGGACGTGATCAAAGGCGCTCTGCTGGGTGCGGAGAGCTTCGGTTTCGGCACCGCACCGATGATCGCGCTGGGCTGCAAATATCTGCGCATCTGCCATCTCAACAACTGCGCCACTGGCATCGCCACCCAGGATGAGACCCTGCGCAAACATTTCACCGGCCTGCCGGAAATGGTCATCAACTACTTCCGTTTCGTCGCCGAAGAAGCCCGCGAAATCATGGCGCAACTCGGCATCCGTCGCTTCGATGACCTCGTCGGCGCCAGCCAGATGCTGGAAATCGGTGGGGCGCAGACGGAAAAACAGGCACATCTGGATCTGCGTCCGCTGCTGGGCAACACCGATCTGCACAATGCCGACACCAACATTCAGACCCAGGACCGCAACCCGCCTTTCGACAAGGGGGATCTGGCGGAAACCATGGTGAAGGACGCCCGACCCGCGCTGGAAGGGCAAATCCCCACCCGTCTGCACTACCCGATCCGTAACGTGAACCGCTCCATCGGCGCCCGCCTTGCCGGAGAAATCGCCCGCCGCTATGGGAATTCCGGGCTGCGGGAAGATGCGGTACACGTCGACCTGCAGGGCACCGCGGGCCAATCCTTTGGTGCCTTCTGCGTACAGGGGATGACCCTGCATCTGCATGGCGATGCCAACGATTATGTGGGCAAAGCCATGAATGGCGGTACGATCATCATCGCGCCGCCGGCTGGCGTCACTTATGCCAGCTGGGACTCGGCCATCGTCGGCAACACCTGCCTGTACGGAGCCACCGGGGGACGCCTCTACGCCGCGGGACGCGCCGGTGAGCGCTTTGCGGTGCGCAATTCAGGAGCCATCGCCGTGATCGAAGGCGCCGGAGATCACGCCTGCGAATATATGACCGGTGGTCAGATCGTCATCCTCGGCCCGGTCGGTGTGAATTTCGGGGCGGGCATGACCGGTGGCCTCGCCTTCGTCCGCGATCAGGCCCGCCAGTTCCCTGATCAAGTGAATGGTGAACTGGTGAATTATCACGGGATCGAAACCGAATCCATGCGCGGCTACGAGGCCCTCCTGCGGCGCCATATCGAGGCTCATGTGGCCGCCACCGGCAGCGGTTATGCCGCGGGGCTGCTCAAGGACTGGACCCACTTTATCCGCGATGTCTGGCTGGTGGTGCCCAAGGCCGCCAAACTGGATGTCCTGCTCGAAGAAGCGAGCTGA
- a CDS encoding shikimate kinase, which yields MTGSIILIGPMGSGKSTIGRLLAARLRLPYVDSDALIVHHTGVDIPTIFEIEGESGFRERERKIIADLSTWSEPMVLATGGGAILDPANRHHLRQMGQVIHLDISVDEQLRRIRHDRNRPLLQNTDLDCRLKTLAEQRNTLYRETAHWRVVGDGLRSDQVLRRILRHLQQRAGHPPVRG from the coding sequence ATGACCGGCAGCATCATCCTCATCGGGCCCATGGGATCGGGCAAATCGACCATCGGGCGGCTTCTGGCCGCCCGCTTGCGTCTTCCTTATGTGGATAGCGACGCGCTCATCGTCCATCATACGGGGGTGGATATTCCCACTATTTTTGAGATCGAGGGGGAATCGGGTTTCCGCGAACGGGAACGCAAAATCATCGCCGACCTCTCCACCTGGAGCGAACCGATGGTACTCGCCACCGGCGGCGGCGCCATACTCGACCCGGCCAATCGACATCATCTGCGGCAGATGGGCCAGGTCATTCATCTGGATATCAGCGTCGACGAGCAACTCAGACGTATTCGCCATGACCGCAACCGCCCACTGCTGCAAAATACGGACCTTGATTGCCGTCTGAAAACACTGGCGGAGCAGCGTAATACCCTGTACCGGGAGACTGCCCACTGGCGGGTGGTGGGGGACGGTCTGCGCTCGGATCAGGTTCTGCGCCGGATACTGCGCCACCTCCAGCAGCGGGCAGGGCACCCCCCCGTCCGGGGGTAG
- a CDS encoding deoxyguanosinetriphosphate triphosphohydrolase: protein MPDLASPGQPGGLAPYAADPAQSRGRKHAEEPPAGRSAFQRDRDRVIHSGAFRRLEYKTQVFVNHEGDLYRTRLTHSLEVGQVGRAIARQLALNEDLVEAIALAHDLGHTPFGHAGQDALQECMAGLGGFEHNIQSLRIVDHLEKRYGDFPGLNLTFETREGILKHCAKNKAHDLGDVGERFLRGSQPSLEAQITNLADEIAYNNHDIDDGLRAGLLNREELCANTLYGTIFAEVQQRFPDASATILRHETGRRLINLLIHDLVSETRRRIAAEGVTTIGEVRAASQPLAAHSPAIAHEVATLKRFLFQRMYRHPRVHRQAEKAKRLVRKLFHTLLEDPRLLPLKYQVRINECDGAAKRQARVVADYVAGMTDRFAIAEYDRLFDPHGEA, encoded by the coding sequence ATGCCTGATCTGGCCTCTCCGGGACAGCCCGGGGGCTTGGCACCATACGCCGCCGACCCCGCGCAGAGCCGTGGCCGCAAACACGCAGAAGAGCCGCCCGCCGGTCGCAGCGCCTTTCAGCGCGACCGCGACCGGGTCATCCACTCCGGCGCATTCCGCCGTCTGGAATACAAGACCCAGGTCTTTGTGAATCACGAGGGAGATCTCTACCGCACCCGCCTCACCCACAGCCTGGAAGTCGGACAGGTGGGGCGCGCCATCGCCCGTCAGTTGGCCTTGAACGAGGATCTGGTCGAAGCCATCGCTCTGGCCCACGATCTGGGTCACACCCCTTTCGGTCACGCCGGACAGGATGCCCTGCAGGAATGCATGGCCGGCCTAGGCGGTTTCGAGCACAACATCCAGTCCCTGCGAATCGTGGACCATCTGGAAAAGCGCTACGGCGACTTTCCAGGCCTGAACCTGACCTTCGAAACCCGCGAGGGCATTCTCAAGCATTGCGCCAAAAATAAAGCCCACGACCTGGGCGACGTGGGTGAACGCTTTTTGCGGGGCTCCCAGCCCAGCCTGGAGGCGCAGATCACCAATCTCGCGGATGAGATCGCCTATAACAACCATGATATCGATGACGGCCTGCGCGCCGGTCTGCTGAACCGCGAAGAACTCTGCGCCAACACGTTATACGGGACGATTTTCGCCGAGGTGCAGCAACGCTTTCCCGACGCTTCCGCGACCATATTGCGTCACGAAACCGGCCGCCGCCTCATCAATCTGCTCATCCACGATCTGGTCAGTGAGACCCGGCGCCGCATCGCGGCCGAAGGCGTCACCACCATAGGGGAAGTGCGGGCCGCGTCGCAGCCGCTCGCCGCCCACAGTCCGGCCATCGCCCACGAAGTCGCCACCCTCAAACGCTTTCTCTTTCAGCGCATGTATCGCCACCCCCGGGTGCACCGTCAGGCGGAAAAAGCCAAGCGCCTGGTACGCAAGCTGTTCCATACCCTGCTCGAAGATCCGCGGCTGCTGCCATTGAAATACCAGGTACGCATCAATGAATGCGACGGCGCAGCGAAGCGTCAGGCGCGTGTCGTTGCCGACTATGTGGCGGGCATGACCGACCGCTTTGCCATCGCCGAGTATGACCGTCTGTTTGACCCGCACGGCGAGGCCTGA
- the thyX gene encoding FAD-dependent thymidylate synthase, with protein sequence MHEINKATAELREEMAQRSALNPGGTRRIGNFGFIELEETWGDEATIINTARISTTNQRLANGHEFTDRDRALLYQLLRDQHGTPFETVYFRFRFIAPIFVLRQWVKHRVSSWNEFSMRYRKPISVAYVPDVTARTVDGFAVLDEAAIDEYEALMAQLFAWYEKQYSAACSRIDGARECGELAPKEGGRDPYRGRARELLRNVMPVATYSDVYWTVNFRSLMNFFKLRRKQDAQYEIREYADAAFALFAARLPLLAETMQRVLDESAAAGAAAQESSGHA encoded by the coding sequence ATGCATGAGATCAACAAGGCGACCGCAGAACTGCGGGAGGAAATGGCGCAGCGTAGCGCACTCAATCCCGGCGGTACCCGCCGCATCGGCAACTTCGGTTTCATCGAACTGGAGGAAACCTGGGGTGATGAAGCCACCATCATCAACACCGCGCGCATCAGCACCACCAACCAGCGCCTCGCCAACGGGCACGAATTTACGGATCGCGACCGCGCCCTGCTTTACCAGTTGCTGCGCGATCAGCATGGCACCCCCTTCGAGACCGTCTATTTCCGTTTCCGCTTCATCGCGCCGATTTTCGTGCTGCGCCAGTGGGTCAAACACCGCGTTTCCAGTTGGAACGAGTTTTCCATGCGCTATCGCAAGCCCATCTCCGTCGCCTATGTGCCCGATGTCACCGCGCGCACGGTGGATGGCTTTGCGGTTTTGGATGAGGCTGCCATAGACGAATATGAAGCGCTGATGGCGCAACTCTTCGCGTGGTATGAGAAACAATATAGCGCGGCATGCAGCCGCATTGATGGTGCGCGCGAATGCGGTGAACTGGCCCCCAAAGAGGGTGGGCGCGACCCTTACCGTGGCCGGGCCCGTGAACTGCTGCGCAATGTGATGCCGGTCGCCACCTACTCGGACGTCTACTGGACGGTCAACTTCCGTAGCCTGATGAATTTTTTCAAACTACGGCGCAAGCAGGATGCCCAGTATGAAATTCGCGAGTATGCCGATGCGGCCTTCGCGCTGTTCGCCGCGCGCCTGCCGCTACTCGCCGAAACCATGCAGCGGGTGCTGGACGAATCCGCGGCCGCCGGTGCCGCGGCGCAGGAATCGTCCGGGCATGCCTGA
- a CDS encoding glutamate synthase small subunit has product MSHFSFIEDPRQDPKKLDVEERREAFKEIYQSFDLGSAQLQADRCLHCGNPYCEWKCPVHNYIPNWLQLIVENRLEEAATLSHQTNTLPEICGRICPQDRLCEGACTLNDGFGAVTIGNLERFITEEALARGWQPQMPDIPPNGKRVAVVGAGPAGLGCADILNRAGTEVVVFDRYPAVGGLLTFGIPSFKLEKAVVARRANLLQEMGIRFQLDTEVGRDISLGKLLDDFDAVFLGMGTYTAKTGDFPGEKLPGVLKALSYLIANTRHLMQLPDPTLPYVSLSGKQVVVLGGGDTAMDCLRTAIRQGARHVTCVYRRDEENMPGSRREVANAREEGVHFLFNRQPVEVVGDAASGAQGVRLVETRLGEPDARGRRHPEIIPGSEQVLDADVVIIAFGFDPSPAPWFAEQHITTDSRGRISTNAQFQTSNPRIFAGGDMRRGSDLVVTAVDEGRRAAQGILDYLGV; this is encoded by the coding sequence ATGAGTCATTTTTCATTCATCGAAGACCCGCGGCAGGACCCCAAAAAGCTGGACGTGGAAGAACGCCGCGAAGCCTTTAAGGAAATCTACCAGAGCTTTGACCTGGGCAGTGCCCAGCTTCAGGCCGACCGCTGCCTGCATTGCGGCAACCCGTATTGTGAATGGAAGTGCCCGGTGCACAACTATATTCCCAACTGGCTGCAACTCATTGTCGAGAATCGTCTGGAAGAAGCGGCCACTCTGTCCCATCAGACCAATACCCTGCCGGAAATCTGTGGCCGCATCTGCCCCCAGGATCGCCTGTGTGAAGGTGCCTGTACCCTCAATGACGGCTTCGGTGCCGTCACCATCGGCAATCTGGAAAGGTTCATCACCGAAGAGGCGCTGGCCCGTGGCTGGCAGCCGCAGATGCCCGACATCCCCCCCAATGGCAAACGGGTCGCCGTAGTGGGTGCCGGTCCGGCGGGCCTCGGCTGTGCGGACATCCTCAACCGCGCAGGCACCGAAGTGGTCGTCTTTGACCGCTATCCGGCGGTTGGCGGCCTGCTCACCTTCGGCATCCCGTCCTTCAAACTGGAGAAGGCAGTGGTTGCACGCCGCGCCAACTTGCTACAGGAAATGGGTATCCGTTTTCAGCTCGACACGGAGGTCGGCAGAGATATTTCCCTGGGTAAGCTCCTGGACGATTTTGACGCCGTGTTTCTGGGGATGGGCACCTATACCGCCAAGACCGGCGACTTCCCCGGCGAGAAACTGCCAGGTGTCCTCAAGGCGCTGTCCTACCTGATCGCGAACACCCGTCACCTGATGCAGTTGCCGGACCCGACACTCCCCTATGTCAGCCTGTCCGGCAAACAGGTTGTGGTGCTGGGTGGCGGCGATACCGCCATGGACTGTCTGCGTACGGCCATCCGCCAAGGTGCCCGCCATGTGACCTGTGTCTACCGCCGCGACGAAGAGAACATGCCCGGCTCACGCCGGGAAGTCGCCAACGCCCGCGAAGAAGGCGTCCACTTTCTTTTCAATCGTCAGCCCGTCGAAGTGGTCGGAGATGCTGCATCGGGAGCGCAGGGCGTGCGTCTGGTGGAGACCCGTCTGGGCGAGCCCGATGCCAGGGGCCGGCGTCACCCGGAAATCATTCCCGGCTCGGAACAGGTGCTGGATGCCGATGTCGTGATCATCGCCTTCGGCTTTGATCCCTCCCCTGCTCCCTGGTTTGCGGAACAGCACATCACTACGGACAGCCGGGGGCGGATCAGCACCAACGCGCAGTTCCAGACTAGCAACCCGCGCATTTTTGCCGGCGGAGACATGCGACGAGGCTCCGACCTCGTGGTCACTGCGGTGGACGAAGGGCGCCGCGCGGCGCAGGGCATCCTCGACTATCTGGGGGTATGA